One window from the genome of Sulfurihydrogenibium sp. encodes:
- a CDS encoding lysylphosphatidylglycerol synthase transmembrane domain-containing protein: MNTKKLFHLIFSLVITTAFIILFEKYIGFENFLNLFKQISVYQFFIAFFFYFLSYLVRTYRWSFTLDLKEFSKLFKLTVYNTFFNIILPFRTGEVSFFYLLKKEGVHIVDSTMSFLITRIFDGLGLMAVFALSYLTFKGFLSLALILFLVIPFSFYIFIFILKFIKHEKVKSYNKDKLRFSNLACIYLLSVLTFILKFTAFYFVIPTQIDISFFQTILASATADLTTILPIHGMAGIGTYESGYAGSLIFLFNIDKNTAFLLSFLVHTFILFSSSLLFVLTIVYFKFLKSKN; this comes from the coding sequence ATGAACACAAAGAAGCTTTTTCATTTAATATTTTCATTAGTTATTACAACAGCTTTTATAATTCTATTTGAAAAATATATTGGTTTTGAAAACTTCTTGAATCTTTTTAAACAGATATCGGTTTATCAGTTTTTTATAGCTTTCTTTTTTTACTTTTTAAGCTATTTAGTAAGAACTTACAGATGGAGTTTTACATTAGACCTAAAAGAATTTAGCAAGCTTTTTAAACTTACAGTTTACAATACATTTTTTAATATCATCTTGCCTTTTAGAACAGGTGAAGTTTCTTTTTTTTATCTTCTTAAAAAGGAAGGAGTTCATATAGTAGATTCAACAATGAGCTTTCTCATTACTCGTATATTCGATGGTCTTGGTTTGATGGCGGTTTTTGCACTTAGTTATTTAACTTTTAAAGGATTTCTGTCTTTAGCTTTAATATTATTTTTGGTAATTCCTTTTAGCTTTTATATTTTTATATTTATTTTAAAATTTATAAAACATGAGAAAGTTAAAAGTTACAATAAAGACAAACTTAGATTTTCTAATCTTGCATGTATTTATCTTTTGTCTGTTTTAACTTTTATTTTGAAGTTTACAGCGTTTTATTTTGTTATACCAACTCAAATAGATATATCATTTTTCCAAACAATTTTAGCATCAGCAACTGCAGATTTGACAACCATCCTGCCAATTCATGGAATGGCGGGTATAGGTACCTATGAAAGTGGATATGCAGGAAGTTTGATATTTTTGTTTAACATAGATAAAAACACAGCGTTTTTACTGTCTTTTTTGGTACATACTTTTATACTTTTTTCAAGTAGTTTACTTTTTGTTTTGACTATAGTGTATTTTAAATTTCTTAAAAGCAAGAATTGA
- a CDS encoding chromosome segregation protein SMC has product MGGAIIKSLDDLLTESERLIILLNLNDFDPNVYEYLESLIKDINDFLSQDRASIAKHGKKISLLQEKVDILSNLLREKMDLIINKLNDKSKELEYLYNAKKTLIETL; this is encoded by the coding sequence TTGGGAGGAGCTATCATCAAAAGTTTAGACGATTTATTGACTGAATCTGAAAGGTTAATTATTCTTCTTAATTTAAACGATTTTGATCCAAATGTTTATGAATATTTGGAAAGTTTAATTAAAGACATCAACGATTTTTTAAGCCAAGATAGAGCATCTATTGCAAAACATGGAAAAAAAATATCACTGTTGCAAGAGAAGGTAGATATATTATCAAATCTTTTGAGAGAAAAAATGGATTTAATTATAAATAAATTAAACGATAAAAGTAAAGAATTAGAATACTTGTATAATGCTAAGAAAACGTTGATTGAAACACTTTAA
- a CDS encoding flagellar protein FlaG, translated as MNINNINLFLNDINQNVQPINQEKRPENIDNSQTSTAINIQKPENPNQNQLENQLKDSLKNVEELKKILQELQNKISYLNKSLKIELNEEIKEPVVKIIDITNNEVIRQIPPDYVINIIKNINKMLGALVNEKV; from the coding sequence ATGAATATCAATAACATTAATCTTTTCTTGAATGACATAAATCAGAACGTTCAGCCTATAAATCAGGAAAAGAGACCTGAAAATATCGATAATTCTCAAACTTCAACTGCTATCAATATACAAAAGCCCGAAAATCCAAACCAAAATCAACTTGAAAATCAGCTAAAAGATTCTCTTAAAAATGTAGAAGAATTGAAGAAAATTTTACAAGAACTGCAAAATAAGATTAGCTACTTAAATAAATCTCTTAAGATAGAGCTTAACGAAGAAATAAAAGAGCCAGTTGTAAAAATAATAGACATCACTAACAACGAAGTGATCAGGCAAATCCCACCTGATTATGTAATAAATATAATTAAAAACATTAACAAGATGCTTGGTGCTTTGGTAAATGAAAAAGTATAA
- a CDS encoding glycosyltransferase family 2 protein yields the protein MRKDKIYVSIVVPIYNEEENLPILYEKIKTVMEELKRHWHDKDYEIIFVNDGSIDKSWEIIKNLAEKDYHMVGVNFRRNFGQTAAMAAGFDIARGEIIITMDGDLQNDPEDIPRLLEKINEGYDVVSGWRKDRKDAFLTRTLPSKIANWLISKVTKVYLHDYGCSLKAYKSEVAKSLDSYGEMHRFLPALAKLVGAKIAEIPVKHHPRIYGKSKYGISRTFKVILDLIWVKFLLDYRNKPLRVFGGFGMLFSVLGILILLYLACVKICFGLPIGHRPLLIFGVLFFLTGIQLISTGLIAELIIRTYYESQGKKPYVIKEVIQHQ from the coding sequence ATGAGAAAAGATAAGATTTATGTTTCGATAGTAGTTCCAATTTATAACGAAGAAGAAAATTTGCCGATTTTATATGAAAAAATAAAAACAGTAATGGAAGAGTTAAAAAGGCATTGGCATGACAAAGATTATGAAATCATCTTTGTAAATGATGGCAGTATTGATAAATCTTGGGAAATTATCAAAAATTTAGCTGAAAAAGATTATCATATGGTTGGAGTTAATTTTAGGAGAAATTTTGGTCAGACTGCTGCTATGGCTGCAGGCTTTGACATAGCAAGAGGTGAAATAATTATAACCATGGATGGGGATTTGCAAAACGACCCAGAAGACATTCCAAGATTATTAGAAAAAATCAATGAAGGTTACGATGTAGTTAGCGGTTGGAGAAAAGACAGAAAAGATGCATTTTTAACCAGAACTTTACCATCTAAAATAGCTAACTGGTTGATATCTAAAGTAACAAAAGTCTATTTACACGATTATGGATGTTCACTGAAAGCTTATAAAAGCGAGGTTGCAAAAAGTTTAGACTCTTATGGAGAAATGCATAGATTTTTGCCAGCTTTAGCAAAATTAGTAGGAGCAAAAATTGCTGAGATTCCTGTTAAACACCATCCAAGAATATACGGAAAATCAAAATATGGAATATCTAGAACTTTCAAAGTAATTTTAGACTTAATATGGGTAAAGTTTTTACTTGATTACAGAAACAAACCACTTAGGGTTTTTGGTGGTTTTGGAATGCTATTTTCTGTCTTGGGCATTTTGATTCTTTTATATCTGGCATGTGTAAAAATATGTTTTGGACTCCCAATTGGTCATAGACCACTTCTAATATTTGGCGTCCTTTTCTTCTTGACAGGTATTCAGCTTATTTCAACAGGTTTAATAGCTGAATTGATAATAAGAACTTACTACGAGTCTCAGGGTAAAAAACCTTATGTAATAAAAGAAGTAATTCAACATCAATAA
- a CDS encoding tetratricopeptide repeat protein, with protein sequence MKKNFFALTLAILISSCANPQSYESDLRIGDGKYLYEMGISYLNSGNNAMAIKYLEEALKSYDKPEVYNALALAYQFAGEFAKAGDIFRLGIDKYPDYPELLTNYGILLASQKKFDEAIKYFEKAINNPTYSGKDKAYYNLGIVYLQLGKEDLFLYNLEKALMFNKNFVNAYIALGDYYLDKYNVVHSKEMLKKAREYYSKALNYVINDPLVYFRLGKVYHELGDDELAKYYLEKALRSAENNTILKEEIRKYLLEILDKPKSKINLNEEIKSLQALLKIKTVMKTLY encoded by the coding sequence ATGAAAAAGAATTTTTTTGCTTTAACTTTAGCTATTTTAATAAGTTCTTGTGCTAACCCTCAATCATATGAATCTGATTTAAGAATTGGGGATGGAAAATACTTATACGAAATGGGTATATCTTACTTAAACAGCGGAAATAATGCAATGGCAATTAAATATTTAGAAGAAGCCTTAAAATCTTATGATAAACCAGAGGTCTACAATGCCCTTGCACTTGCGTATCAATTTGCTGGAGAGTTTGCTAAGGCTGGAGACATTTTCAGGCTTGGAATAGATAAATATCCCGATTATCCAGAACTATTGACAAATTATGGAATTCTGCTTGCCAGTCAGAAAAAGTTTGATGAAGCAATAAAATACTTCGAAAAAGCTATAAACAATCCTACATATTCAGGAAAAGATAAGGCTTATTATAACCTTGGCATAGTTTACCTTCAGTTAGGTAAAGAAGATTTATTTTTGTATAACTTAGAAAAAGCTTTAATGTTTAACAAAAATTTTGTAAACGCGTATATTGCCTTGGGAGATTATTATTTAGATAAATACAATGTAGTCCATAGTAAAGAAATGTTAAAAAAAGCCAGAGAATATTACTCAAAAGCACTAAATTATGTTATAAATGATCCTTTAGTCTATTTTAGGCTTGGAAAGGTTTATCATGAACTTGGAGATGATGAGCTTGCTAAATATTATCTTGAAAAAGCTCTAAGGTCTGCTGAAAATAATACAATATTAAAAGAAGAAATTAGAAAATATTTATTAGAAATTTTAGATAAACCAAAATCTAAAATCAATTTAAATGAAGAAATTAAAAGCCTTCAAGCGTTATTGAAGATAAAAACAGTAATGAAAACCCTATACTAA
- the fliD gene encoding flagellar filament capping protein FliD: protein MAGELNVTGLVNGFDMNSILQQIQAIKSQQILMLKQQQQQISDKKTVISNIQNILKNLQSSISNISDPATVNAKSVNVSNPNILTASITDPTQVSEGAYNINVSQLATNQVYASNKSFSDKNASLGLNSGTLTISMNGNDYNIVYDSTYSLQNLADEINRTASVYNGNFRASVINVGTSSNPQYKLVISGTKTGADNSFTISDTGNAVSTLDLTNIQDAQNAVATANGLQVQSDTNTFANIPGLSFTAFQTGSTVLQIQKDNKPITDALQAIVNYYNQLVDTAAKETGKGGKLSGEYGLNQIVNGIFNQLQPLFTADIINFDRTTGHISLNTSKLNDALTNNSLDLQNTLNNVKNNLTTYLNPYTQFNGILDQYNKSYDSQIQNIQNLIDLQKERVQMEIETLKNQFIKMQMLQAQMNDISARIQATFGFQISK from the coding sequence ATGGCTGGAGAACTTAATGTTACAGGTTTAGTTAATGGTTTTGATATGAATTCTATCCTGCAACAAATTCAAGCAATAAAAAGTCAGCAAATCCTTATGCTAAAGCAGCAACAGCAACAGATTTCTGATAAAAAAACTGTTATTTCAAACATTCAAAACATTCTTAAAAATTTACAAAGTTCTATCAGCAATATTTCTGACCCAGCTACAGTAAATGCAAAATCCGTAAACGTATCCAATCCTAATATACTGACTGCTTCTATAACAGACCCTACTCAAGTATCTGAAGGAGCTTATAATATAAACGTATCTCAATTAGCTACAAATCAAGTTTATGCTTCTAACAAATCTTTTTCTGACAAAAACGCATCCTTAGGTTTAAATTCAGGTACTTTGACAATTTCAATGAATGGTAATGACTATAATATTGTTTATGATTCAACTTACTCATTACAAAACTTGGCAGATGAGATCAATAGAACTGCAAGCGTTTACAATGGTAACTTTAGAGCCTCTGTTATAAACGTTGGTACATCAAGCAATCCACAGTATAAGTTAGTAATATCTGGGACTAAAACAGGAGCTGATAACTCATTTACGATATCTGATACAGGAAATGCTGTATCTACATTAGATTTAACAAACATTCAAGATGCTCAAAATGCAGTAGCAACAGCAAATGGATTACAGGTGCAAAGCGACACTAATACATTTGCAAACATACCCGGTTTATCTTTCACAGCATTTCAAACCGGTTCTACTGTTTTGCAAATTCAAAAAGATAACAAACCAATAACCGATGCTCTCCAGGCAATTGTTAATTATTACAACCAACTTGTAGATACTGCTGCCAAAGAAACAGGTAAAGGTGGAAAATTAAGCGGCGAGTATGGTTTAAATCAAATTGTTAACGGAATATTTAACCAATTACAACCTCTTTTTACTGCAGATATTATAAACTTCGACAGAACAACCGGACATATTTCTTTAAATACATCAAAGTTAAATGATGCTTTGACTAACAACTCATTAGACCTTCAAAATACTTTAAATAATGTCAAAAATAATTTAACAACCTATTTAAATCCGTATACTCAGTTTAATGGTATATTAGACCAATACAACAAATCTTATGATAGTCAAATTCAAAATATTCAAAACTTGATAGATTTGCAGAAAGAAAGAGTTCAAATGGAAATCGAAACTCTAAAAAATCAATTCATAAAGATGCAAATGCTACAGGCTCAAATGAACGATATTAGTGCAAGAATTCAGGCAACGTTTGGCTTTCAAATCTCTAAATAA
- a CDS encoding cation:proton antiporter regulatory subunit: MQFKEVDLPGIGKKFSIITTGKEKVSVIIHLSGKREIYFFEKGDFDEPACSFVLNEEEANQLGSVLMGTFFKPEAKEEKEMFLKNLIIEWISLEKDSPLINKSIKESEIRKKTGASVVAIIRGDLTITNPSPDEILREGDIIVLVGNKQQIEKFYEVFYPACELR, translated from the coding sequence ATGCAATTTAAGGAAGTTGACTTGCCGGGTATAGGGAAAAAGTTTTCTATTATTACAACAGGAAAGGAAAAGGTGTCTGTAATCATTCATCTGTCCGGGAAGAGGGAAATTTACTTTTTTGAAAAAGGTGATTTCGATGAACCTGCATGCTCTTTCGTGCTTAACGAAGAAGAAGCAAATCAGCTTGGCTCTGTATTGATGGGCACATTCTTTAAACCTGAAGCAAAAGAAGAAAAGGAAATGTTCTTAAAAAATCTCATAATTGAATGGATTTCTTTGGAAAAAGACTCTCCTCTTATAAACAAAAGCATAAAAGAATCTGAAATAAGAAAAAAAACCGGAGCATCGGTTGTTGCTATTATACGCGGAGATTTAACAATAACTAATCCATCACCGGATGAAATCTTAAGAGAAGGAGATATTATTGTATTAGTCGGAAATAAACAACAAATAGAGAAATTCTATGAAGTTTTTTACCCTGCTTGTGAGCTAAGATAA
- the fliS gene encoding flagellar export chaperone FliS, giving the protein MNPYESYLKTGLETANLPKLISMGYERIILELKAAIESIKNNDLKSKINHINKALDILLTLKTGLDFEKGGEIAQNLYEIYSFCEKQIMLGNLKNDEEILNEVINVLNTVREGWEELSSKV; this is encoded by the coding sequence GTGAATCCATATGAAAGCTATTTAAAAACAGGCTTAGAAACAGCGAATCTTCCAAAGCTTATTTCCATGGGATATGAAAGGATTATATTAGAACTGAAAGCTGCAATAGAAAGCATAAAAAATAACGATTTAAAATCAAAAATTAATCACATAAATAAAGCATTAGATATTCTTTTAACTTTAAAAACAGGTCTTGATTTTGAAAAAGGTGGAGAGATAGCTCAGAATTTGTATGAGATTTATAGCTTTTGCGAAAAGCAAATCATGCTCGGAAACTTAAAAAATGATGAAGAGATTTTAAATGAAGTTATTAATGTTTTAAATACAGTTAGAGAAGGTTGGGAGGAGCTATCATCAAAAGTTTAG